The DNA region TTCTGCCCGGCGCGGGCCGTGTTGGGGTCCACCCGGATGCTCTGGGCGGTGATGGTGCCCGCCGTTGCATTCGCGCTGCCCCAGGAGGCGACGACCTGCGAGCCGCTGAGGTCTGCGATCACGTCGGGGTAGTACTGGTTGCCCGCGCTGCCCGCCGCGTTGAGGGTAAAGGCGGTGTTGCCGAACGCGCCGCGCGTCACCAGCTTCGGGGTGCCCGAGCTGTCCGCCACGAAGCGGGTCTTGAGGGTCCCCGTGTAAAAGGCGCTGCCGCCGATGTCATAGCCGATGTCCTGCCCGGTCACGAGCAGACGGCCCCCACCCGCGAGGTATTGGCGCAGGGTGTTCTGGTCCTGCGCGGTGAGGGTGTTCTGGTACTGCTCGCCCGTGGCCCAGATCACGACGTCCACCCGCTGCATCTCGGAGAGGGGCACCGCGCCCTGGGTCTGGGTGTTCCACACAAAGGCGCCGCCCGCAGCCGCGTTGGCCCGGATCGCGTCGCGCAGCGCGGCCGTCACGTCGGCACCCTGGCCCATGTCGTCGTCGACCAGCAGCACGCGGGGCTTGGTGTCACTGGCGGGCGGCGTGGGCGTGGGAGCCGGAGTCGGCGCGGGGGCAGGCGCAGGAGCGGGCTGGGCCGCCACCGGCTTGATGAAGCAGCCCTTGCGCACGCCGGGAGCGGGGTCACTGCCCCACTCGGCCACCGTGCAGTTGAAGCCGTCGGTGCCGATACCTGTCAGGTAGCGCCCGGCGGTGCCGAAGGCCGCCTCGCGCTGGCCCTTGAAGTCGCAGAAGCTGCCCTCCACCGCGCACAGCTCGAAGCCCGCCGGACCCGTGGGGTTGGCCGGAGCGGGAGTCGGGGCCGGGGTGGGTGCCGGAGTCGGCGTGGGGGCGGGCGTGGGCGCCGGGGTCGGCGTGGGGGTCGGGGCCGGAGTGGGCGCAGGGGTGGGGGTCGGCGCGGGCGTCGGCGCCGGGGCCGGAGTGCCCGCCGTCACACCGAGCTTGCCCAGCGCTCCGGGCACGCTGATCAGCCCGTAGCCAACGTTGTTGTTCTTGCTGCCCGCGTTGCTGGCAGAGGTGTACAGCGCGTTCTTGATCGCGTCCACACCCGTGCCCGGCTTGGCCGAGAGCATCAGGGCGACCGCGCCCGCCGCGATGGGGCTGGCCTGGGAGCTGCCGCTCAAGGCCCCGTACTGCCCGTTCGGGAAGGAACTCGTGATCGCCACGCCAGGGGCGGCGATGTCGGGTTTCACGAAAACGCCGTTGATCTGGCCCTGCCACGCGACCGGGCCACGGCTGCTGAACGAGGCCACCTGCCCGTTCTGGTCCACCGCGCCCACCCCGATGGCGTCCGGGAGGTTGCCGGGACTGCCCGTGCTGGCGGCCGTCGGCCCGAAGTTGCCGATGGCGAAGACCGGAGCCACGCCTGCCTTGAGCATGTTCTGCACCGGCACGATGAACTCGTCGTAGGTGCCGGGAATCCCCAAGCTCATGTTCACGACCTGGGCGCCGTCGTTGGTGTCGGCATTGTTGTCGGGGTCGAGGACGTACTGCATCCCCGCGATGACCTGCGCGAAGGTGCCCTCGTTGTTGGGGAGCACCAGCGCACTGATCAGCCGGGCCTCAGGTGCCACGCCCACCGTCTTGCCCGCGATCAACCCCGCCGTGTGGGTGCCGTGGTTGGTGGTGTCGCGCGGGGTGCTGCCGATGCGGTCGCCCTCGGCGTTGAATTCCGCGAAGGCGGCGATCCGGCCCGCGTATTCGGGGTGGTTGGGGTCGATGCCGCTGTCGAGGTGCCCCACCCGGATGTTCTGGCCCCGGAAGCCCGAAGCCCACGCCTGGGGCGCCCCGATGCTCTGGAGGTGCCACGGGGTCCCGGTCGGCGCCGAGGCCGCGCTGAGGGCGGCGGCGCGGGGAATCTGGACCCGGAAGTTCTCGAACACCGCGTCGACAAAGGGCAGCGCCGCGAGCGCCCGCGCCTGCACCGGGGTCAGCGGCAGGAAGATGCTCTGGTCGAGCCACAGTTGGGTGACCCGGCCCGAGTTGACGGCCTGCCCGATGAATCCGGCGGCGGGACCAAGCTGCGCGAGCCGCGCCTGAAGCTGCTGGCGCGAACTCTTGAACAGCGCCCGGCCCCGGTCGGTGTTGCTGAACTTGAAGCGGACGATCACGCCCGTGGGGGTCTGGTCGCCCTGCTGCGCCCGCTGGAGCAGCGTGGGCGAGAGGGTTCCAGCCTCGGCGAGGCTGGCGCTGCCCAGCGTCAGCGCGGCGCCGAGCAGCAAGGTGGCCTTGGTCTTGGTCATACCCGGCAGCCTAACGGCCCCCTGGTGACGCCCCCTTAAGCTCAGGTGAGGACGCCTTGAGGCGGCGTCAGGGTCGGGTCAGTCGCCGGGGGGCCGGGGGCAAGGTTCTCAGCGCACGTACTGCACGATCACGCGTCCGTCGCTGGTGCGGCCGTTCATCATGCTGAAGCGCGACACGCTCAGGACAATCTGCCCCCCCTTGAGCGCGACGAGCTGCACGATCAGGTTGATGCCGTTCTGGGTGTAGGGGTTGTTGCCGCGCAGGTTCCACTCGAACCCGCTCTGCACGTCGAGGGCACGTTCCTGCCCGTTGTCGGCGACGAACGCCTGCGGCTTGCCGGAAAAGCCCTCCGGCGCCCGCAGCTCGCCCGTCAGCAGGTCGATCTCCAGGCCGCGCAGCACCCCGGCCAGACCTGCCACGTCCCCGAAGCGCAGGCGGTTGCCCTCGCGGGTGACGGGCAACTTGACCCGCTTGTTGGACGGCACCAGCGAAGGCTCGAACAGCACGTAACTGTCGAACTCGGCGCGGCTGATGCCCAGCCGGGGGTCGTAGGCGAGCTTCTCGCCGCGCTGGAACTTGCTCATGATCGTCCGCAGCGCCTCGCGGTCGCCCCCCGTCTCCGCGACCCGGGCCGTCAGCGTCACGATCAGGCGGCTGGGCTGCCAGTCCATCAGTTGGGCACTCTGTCCCGGCTGCGGCAGCAAGCCCACCAGGCGCGTCAGCCAACCGCTGGGAAGCGGCGTGCCCGCCGGGGCGGCGTGGACCCCCACCGGAGCCAGGGCCACGCTGCCCAGAACCAGCAGCATCAGAGGAAGGCGAAAGGCGCGCATGCCACGGCGGAGCATACGCGCCCAGGGTGAGAATTGCCCTCCGGCTGCGCCTCATCCGGCCCCACGCGGGCGTCAGACGGACGTCAGCTTGGCCGGGCGAGGCCCAGGCATCAGGCTTTGCCCACGCTCCCCAGCACCCGCAGCTTGTGCTCCACGATCTGGCCCATCAGGTCACGGGCGGGGCCAAAGATCTTGCGGGGGTCGAATTCCTTGGGATTTTTCTGGAGGGCCTCGCGGATGGCGACGGTGCTCGCGAGGCGCAGGTCGGTGTCCACGTTGACCTTGGCGATGCCGTGCTGGGTGGCCCGCTGAAGGTCCTCGTCCGCGATGCCCGCCGCGTCCCCGATCTCGCCGCCCGCGTCGCGGAAGCGCCCCACGATCTCGGCCGGAACGCCGGAGGAGCCGTGCGCGACGAGCGGGATGGTCGTCAGCCCCGCGATCTTCTCGATACGGGCGTGGTCGATGTAGGGACGGCCCTTGCCCTTGTACGCCCCGTGCGAGGTGCCGATGGCGATGGCGAGGTAATCGGTGCCCGTCTGCTCGATGAACTGCACGGCTTCCTCGGGGTCGGTCAGGAAGGCGTCTTTCTCGTCCACGACGATGTGCTCCTCGATGCCGCCCAGGCGCCCGAGTTCGGACTCTACGCTGATACCCATCGCGTGCGCGGCCTCCACGACGCGGCGGGTCTCGCGGACGTTTTCCTCGAACCCGTGGTGCGAGGCGTCGATCATGACGGAGGTGAAGCCCATCTTGATCGCCTTCAGGGCCGACTCGTAGGACGAGCCGTGGTCGAGGTGCAGCGCGACGGGGACGGTCGCCCGCTGGGCGAGGTCGATCACGATATTGGCGAGGTCCTGGCCGCCGTACTTGATGGCGCCCTCGGACATCTGGACCATCACGGGCGCCCGCAGCCGCTCGGCGGTGTGGATGATCGCCTGGGTGATCTCCATGTTGTTGGTGTTGAACGAGGGAACGCCGTAGCGCCCCGCGCGGGCGGGAACCAGAATGTCGCTGCCGGTGACGAGCATGAGTCCTCCTTGGGTGGGCCTACTTCGGTGGGCCGCGTAGGCCGGAATGTGCCTCAACATCCTAACCCGGCCGGGTCCAGCGTCCCCGGACACCCGGCCGGGACAGGGGCGGGCAGGGGTAGGATGGACCCATGACCCCCACCCTCCCCACGCGGCCCGACGTGGATTTCGCGCACCTGCTCTCGGCCCGTGCCGGGCGCATGAGTGTCAGCGCCATCCGCGAACTCCTGAAGCTCACGCAGCGCCCCGAGATCATCTCGTTCGCGGGGGGCCTGCCCGCCCCCGAGCTGTTCCCGCTGGACGCGATCCGCACGGCCGCCAACACGGTCCTCGACCGCTACGGCCCCGCCGCCGTGCAGTACGGCACGACCGAGGGCCACCTCCCCCTGCGCGAGTGGATCGCTGCGCAGACCCCCGGCCTGACACCGGGACACGTGCAGATCGTGACCGGCAGCCAGCAGGGACTCGACCTCCTGGGCAAGATTCTGATCGACGAGGGCGACGTGGTGCTGGTGGAGGCCCCGACCTACCTGGGCGCCCTGCAATCCTTCCAGCCCTACGGCCCGCGCTACGTGGAGCTGCCCACCGACGAGCACGGCATCGACGTGGACGCGCTGGAGGACGTGCTGAAGGCGCACCCCGCCAAGCTGCTGTACGCGATTCCCAACTTCCAGAACCCCACCGGGCGCACCCTGAGCCTGGAGCGCCGCCGCCGATTGGTCGAGCTAACGGCCCAGTACGGCGTGATGGTGCTGGAAGACGATCCCTACGGCAAGCTGCGCTTCCGGGGCGAGGCGCTGCCCAACCTCTTTACGCTGGGGCTGGAGCACGCGGGCGGCGACCCTGAGCGCAACCACGTGCTGTACTCGGGCTCCTTTTCCAAGACGCTGGTGCCGGGCCTGCGCGACGCCTGGGTGCAGGGGCCGCACCTCATCATCGAGAAGCTGGTGCAGGCCAAGCAGGGCGCCGACCTGCACACGCCGATCTTCAACCAGATGATCATCACCGAGCTGGTGGGCGAAGTGCTGCCGCGCCAGATCGAGATCGTGAAACAGGCCTACGGCGAGCGGGCGCAGGACATGGTGGGCCGCATCCGCGAGCACTTCCCGGCGGGCGTGCAGTTCACTGAGCCGGAAGGCGGCATGTTCCTGTGGGTCACGCTGCCGGAGACGCTGGACACCACCGAGTTGTTCCCGCGTGCCCTGGAACGCGGCGTGGCCTACGTGCCGGGCCGTCCCTTCTTCGCGCTGGGCGGCGGCGCCAACACCATGCGCCTGAGCTACTCCTCGGCCACCCCCGAGCAGATCGAGCGCGGCATCCGGGCGCTGGCCGAGACGTTCCGGGGGGCGATGGGCTGAAGCTCATCCGGATTCGGGAGGCCTCCACGCGGGGGCCTCTTTTTGTTGTCTTCCATCCATCCGGCTGACCCCCGCTATCATCCCCCCCGATGACCCCGCCGCCGACCCCTTCCGAAGCTCCCCTGGGCGTATTCGACTCCGGCGTGGGGGGCCTGAGCGTGCTCTCGGAACTGCGCCGGGTGATGCCGGGGCAGGACTTCCTGTATCTCGCGGACACAGCCCATGTGCCTATCGGGGGGCGGCCCGACGAGGAAATTCGTGATCTCACCGACCGAGCAGTCTCGGCGCTGCACGCTCGGGGGGCGGGGGGAGTCGTCGTGGCCTGCAACACGGCCTCGGCGTTCAGCCTCACGCACCTGCGGGAGCGGTACGGTCCGGACTTCCCCGTGATCGGCCTGGTGCCCGCCGTCAAGCCCGCCGTGGCCGCGACCCGCACGGGGGTGGTGGGCGTGCTCGCCACGCCGGGGACCCTGCGCGGCACGCTCCTCAAGGACGTGATCGAACGCTTCGCGGACCCCGCCGGGGTGCGGGTCCTGACCGCCGTGAGCGCCGAACTCGTGCCGCTGGTGGAGGCGGGACAGGCCGAGGGCGAGCGGACGCGGGCGGTCCTGCGTGAAGTGCTGACCCCCCTGGACGAGGCCGGGGCCGATCAACTGGTGCTGGGGTGCACCCATTATCCCTTTCTGGCGCCGAGCATCCGGGCCGAGTTCGGAA from Deinococcus sp. HSC-46F16 includes:
- a CDS encoding S8 family serine peptidase, with product MTKTKATLLLGAALTLGSASLAEAGTLSPTLLQRAQQGDQTPTGVIVRFKFSNTDRGRALFKSSRQQLQARLAQLGPAAGFIGQAVNSGRVTQLWLDQSIFLPLTPVQARALAALPFVDAVFENFRVQIPRAAALSAASAPTGTPWHLQSIGAPQAWASGFRGQNIRVGHLDSGIDPNHPEYAGRIAAFAEFNAEGDRIGSTPRDTTNHGTHTAGLIAGKTVGVAPEARLISALVLPNNEGTFAQVIAGMQYVLDPDNNADTNDGAQVVNMSLGIPGTYDEFIVPVQNMLKAGVAPVFAIGNFGPTAASTGSPGNLPDAIGVGAVDQNGQVASFSSRGPVAWQGQINGVFVKPDIAAPGVAITSSFPNGQYGALSGSSQASPIAAGAVALMLSAKPGTGVDAIKNALYTSASNAGSKNNNVGYGLISVPGALGKLGVTAGTPAPAPTPAPTPTPAPTPAPTPTPTPAPTPAPTPTPAPTPAPTPAPANPTGPAGFELCAVEGSFCDFKGQREAAFGTAGRYLTGIGTDGFNCTVAEWGSDPAPGVRKGCFIKPVAAQPAPAPAPAPTPAPTPTPPASDTKPRVLLVDDDMGQGADVTAALRDAIRANAAAGGAFVWNTQTQGAVPLSEMQRVDVVIWATGEQYQNTLTAQDQNTLRQYLAGGGRLLVTGQDIGYDIGGSAFYTGTLKTRFVADSSGTPKLVTRGAFGNTAFTLNAAGSAGNQYYPDVIADLSGSQVVASWGSANATAGTITAQSIRVDPNTARAGQKVQDPRGLVERLAANLIGGLLNQIFGGQTQAQAQTPAPRVSAQNAGENAGAIVANDAGTYRTVNMGFGLEGLTPQSRTLLMKTSFDWLMR
- the fba gene encoding class II fructose-1,6-bisphosphate aldolase is translated as MLVTGSDILVPARAGRYGVPSFNTNNMEITQAIIHTAERLRAPVMVQMSEGAIKYGGQDLANIVIDLAQRATVPVALHLDHGSSYESALKAIKMGFTSVMIDASHHGFEENVRETRRVVEAAHAMGISVESELGRLGGIEEHIVVDEKDAFLTDPEEAVQFIEQTGTDYLAIAIGTSHGAYKGKGRPYIDHARIEKIAGLTTIPLVAHGSSGVPAEIVGRFRDAGGEIGDAAGIADEDLQRATQHGIAKVNVDTDLRLASTVAIREALQKNPKEFDPRKIFGPARDLMGQIVEHKLRVLGSVGKA
- a CDS encoding PLP-dependent aminotransferase family protein, with amino-acid sequence MTPTLPTRPDVDFAHLLSARAGRMSVSAIRELLKLTQRPEIISFAGGLPAPELFPLDAIRTAANTVLDRYGPAAVQYGTTEGHLPLREWIAAQTPGLTPGHVQIVTGSQQGLDLLGKILIDEGDVVLVEAPTYLGALQSFQPYGPRYVELPTDEHGIDVDALEDVLKAHPAKLLYAIPNFQNPTGRTLSLERRRRLVELTAQYGVMVLEDDPYGKLRFRGEALPNLFTLGLEHAGGDPERNHVLYSGSFSKTLVPGLRDAWVQGPHLIIEKLVQAKQGADLHTPIFNQMIITELVGEVLPRQIEIVKQAYGERAQDMVGRIREHFPAGVQFTEPEGGMFLWVTLPETLDTTELFPRALERGVAYVPGRPFFALGGGANTMRLSYSSATPEQIERGIRALAETFRGAMG
- the murI gene encoding glutamate racemase, with amino-acid sequence MTPPPTPSEAPLGVFDSGVGGLSVLSELRRVMPGQDFLYLADTAHVPIGGRPDEEIRDLTDRAVSALHARGAGGVVVACNTASAFSLTHLRERYGPDFPVIGLVPAVKPAVAATRTGVVGVLATPGTLRGTLLKDVIERFADPAGVRVLTAVSAELVPLVEAGQAEGERTRAVLREVLTPLDEAGADQLVLGCTHYPFLAPSIRAEFGNTFTLVDSGAAVARHARNVLSASGRLREGTGSGHVTYLVTGDPAAARPVITTLTGEDGHNVTVQQVTT